DNA from Doryrhamphus excisus isolate RoL2022-K1 chromosome 19, RoL_Dexc_1.0, whole genome shotgun sequence:
aggttaaataactgttaatactgttaaattgaatacccaccaactatatgtggtttacgtttttcttatttacttattttgttttatttttattttttttatttattacttattgattgattgtctttatattgatttattttttttttcatcttattatgtgtagtaaataaaaatttaaatatttgagaaaACCGCAACCAAGCgaaagcattgaagacagttttttaattttaaatttgtttgtgtttttattaaatgttttggtttttttttttaacctgatgcggcccagccacactcagaccctagctccagtggccctcagataaattgagtttgagacccctggtctataatGTGTACTTGTACCACACTTAAAGGAtgctcaaaaaaaatatttgaatgtaATAAGTGCTGTTACGTTGTGCAGTTTCTGGACCAAGACAGAGTTGTCACAGCATCATCAACTGGAGGAGTTAGCATTTTCCGCTACAACCAAAAAGACCAGGTACATTTTACAGTGTGTACAATGTAGTAGCTCTGGTTGTGACATCTTTTGTTTTACTATAGGCTCTTTCGGTTGCACACCAATGGCCCAGAGCACATCATTACCCCTGCGACAGGGCTCCCTGTACTGGCGTCGCGTGCAGCAGTCCTGAGATTGTTACAGTCGGTGAAGATGGCAGGATTATTGTCTACAGAGCTGATCAGGAAGGAGTCGTTCAAGTCATAGGTTTGCTTTTTATTCTATTTCAATTTTGTTGTGTTGGAATGCCTCACTTAATATATGCTATATGTAACAACTTATAGAGAATGCTGACAGTAGCACAATCCATGCCGTGACGTACCTGCGAACAACACAGATCCTGACAGTGAACTCCATAGGCCAACTGAAGATGTGGGATTTAAGACAGCAGGGCAATACCCCCTCAAATACTCTGTCCTTGTAAGATATCTCTTGTCACAAAGTTGCATCCAGGCTCCTTTTTTTGACTGTCATAGTAATACAATATGCTCATTGTTTCAGGTCATGTAATAGAGTCCCATTGTACTGTGTGGATAGACATCCGAACCAGCAGCACATTGTGGCCACGGGAGGTCAAGACGGGATGCTGTGTGTTTGGGATGTGAGACAAGGCGACACTCCCTTCTCACTCACGGAGGCACACTCTGCCGAAAGTAAGAGTccctgttttattattatttttgttttctgtatttttaaacattaaaattgtTAGTCCTTTATATCTAAGAAGGAGCTGTTTAATTAATTGCAACAAATAGCATAGCTGAttaaacagcgcctctgctggtttgACCCCAGAAGTGCACTCTATTTTTGCCTCACTTGTTTTATGACATTTCTGCAGTGTGGGAAGTGCACTTCCACCCAACAAATCCAGATCATCTGTTCACATGCTCAGAGGATGGATCGCTGCTGCACTGGGAGACATCCTCACCTTCAgacattccttccttcctgcaagGCAAGTTGAACAAACAGTCAAGATATTTTCTTGTATTGTTGCCAAGTCAAGCGGCCATTAAAACAAGCTGTGAACATGCTGAGGTATTATGACATGTTATAATTGGTTTTCTCAGGTGGTAGAAACAACAGCATGATATCCTCCAGTGCGATGGCTCCGGCTGGAGGGAACCAGTCCCTGATTAACGCCTGGCTGAGCGGGGACTCCAGTAAAGGCCGTCTGGAGACTACTAACATGCTACCGAGCCAAACACTGTCTGTCAACAGTGCGGATGTACTCGGACAGTGTCTTGTGTGCGGGACTGACGGAGAGGCTGTTTTTGTTCACAGACAAGTCCcagtttaattttattcatcttTCAAATGCTATCACAGCGCAGTGCATATTGTTG
Protein-coding regions in this window:
- the nup43 gene encoding nucleoporin Nup43, yielding MDGVNAKYVSQKISKTRWRPVSHSSLQQPDVFATGAWDNEDNTVCLWSIGHNGSSSLEDGFDGDPELLCEHKHEGDVLDLHFLDQDRVVTASSTGGVSIFRYNQKDQALSVAHQWPRAHHYPCDRAPCTGVACSSPEIVTVGEDGRIIVYRADQEGVVQVIENADSSTIHAVTYLRTTQILTVNSIGQLKMWDLRQQGNTPSNTLSLSCNRVPLYCVDRHPNQQHIVATGGQDGMLCVWDVRQGDTPFSLTEAHSAEMWEVHFHPTNPDHLFTCSEDGSLLHWETSSPSDIPSFLQGGRNNSMISSSAMAPAGGNQSLINAWLSGDSSKGRLETTNMLPSQTLSVNSADVLGQCLVCGTDGEAVFVHRQVPV